The following nucleotide sequence is from Bacteroidia bacterium.
CATAAAAGCTTTGCTCATAATTTGCCCTAATTCCTCAATATCTGTGGCGATATCGTCATCTTTGTAAGGTACTTTGAAGCCACTTCCAAAGTCCATAAATTCGAGGTCAGGAAAGTGCTCTGCTAAATCAAATAACACTTCGGCACCTTGTAGAAAAACATTTGGGTCTAAAATATCCGAACCTGAATGCATGTGCAGCCCAATGACCTTGATATGATAAGAACGAACTACTCGTAAAATATGCTTTATTTGCTGGTATGAAATACCGAACTTAGAGTCTATGTGTCCAACTTGAATGTTAGCATTTCCCCCAGCTACAATATGAGGATTGATACGAATACAGCAAGGTACTGTATTTCCATACTCATGACCGAACTGTTCTAAGATTGAAATATTGTCAATGTTTACCATTACGCCGTACTCAACAGCTTTTTTGATTTCGTCAAAACCTACGCTATTAGGTGTAAAGAGTATTTCATGAGGGTCGAATCCTGCCATAATTCCAAGTTCTACCTCTTCAATAGAAACAGCATCTAAGCCTGTGCCTATTTTGCGCATAAATTTGAGAATAGATAAGTTATTGAGAGCCTTACATGCGTACTTTATTTTTAGTGGAACGGTAGCAAAAGCACTTATCAATCGTTTGTATTGACGGTCTATAATATTTGTGTCATACACGTACAACGGAGTTCCAAATTCATTGCAAATGTCTAGTACAGGTATTCCTTGTATGGTATAAGTATTTTGTTGAAGTTCCATAGTAGTTTTGCAAAAATAGAAAAGATTGAAATGTTGGGAAATTAAAAAAGCCCTCTTTCATTGAGGGCTTCAAGAGAGTATCATAAGTTAGGTTAGTATTTTCTCACACGAGGCTTGAATTTATCGGCGTATTCTTCGTTACTTTCCGCTAGTGCCATGTTTACGGGTCTATATTTTATTTCAGTATATCCGTTATCATCTGTGTAGAAGAAAGTATGCTTCATCCAGTTTGTGTCATCGCGTTCGGGGTAGTCTACTCGGGCTTGTGCGCCGCGAGATTCTTTACGGTTAAGTGCACTTACCAATACGGCTTCAGAAACGGTAACTAAGTTTTCTAGTTCTAAAGCTTCCATCAAGTCGGTGTTAAATTCTTTACCTTTATCTTTAATTTTAACTTTTCTTGCACGTTTGCGAATTTGTTCTAATTCTTTTACGCCTTCTTGCATAATTTCTTCGGTACGGAACACACTTGCGCAGCGGGTCATCATTTTTTGTAAGTCTTCGCGTACAATAGCGGCGCTTTCACCATCATTATTAGAGAAAATTTGGTTGATTTTTTCTTTGACTTTGGCATCGGCGTTTTTAGGTAAATGAGGTTTTTTAGTGCCTTCGGTTTCTAGTTCTTTGAGAATCTCTAAGGCGGCTCTTCTGCCAAAGACAACCAAGTCTAAAAGTGAGTTTGTGCCTAATCGGTTAGCGCCGTGGACGGACACGCAAGCACATTCACCTGCGGCATACAATCCTTTAACAAAGCCATCTTTTTCATTGCTACGTACGTGGCAGTTCATGTCGGTCGGTATGCCTCCCATAGCATAATGACAGGTTGGTGCTACGGGGATAGGACTTTTTGAAGGGTCTATGCCCAAGTAGATTTTAGCAAAAGTAGCAATTTCGGGTAATTTTTTCTCTATTTCGGCTAAGCCCAAGTGAGTTAAATCTAGGTGCACATAGGGTTGACCGTTAATTCCTCTACCTTCTTGAATTTCTTTGTATATGCATTGCGAAACCATGTCGCGTGGGGCAAGATCTTTTACTGTAGGAGCATATTTTGCCATGAAGCGCTCGCCGTTATTATTGAGCAAAATGCCGCCCTCTCCTCTTGCACCTTCAGTAACTAAAATGCCTAATCTGTACAAGCCTGTGGGGTGAAATTGAACAAATTCCATGTCTTCAGCAGGTAGCCCCTTGCGAAGGATGATAGCTACTCCATCGCCTGTATTTGCGTGTGCGTTAGAAGTAGTTTGATAAATTCGCCCAAGTCCGCCTGTGGCTAACATTGTAATTTTAGAGTGAAAAATGTGTACCTCCCCTGTGCGTATGTCCATAGCTACAATTCCTGCACACTCTCCCTCTTCGTTGATGATGATATCTAACATTTGCACTTCGGGGTAGAAACGTACATTTCGTTTTATACAGTTTTCGTAGAGAGTATGCAAGCATACATGTCCTGTTCTATCTGCTGCGTAGCAAGCTCTACGAACAGGGGCTTCACCAAAGTTTCGAGTGTGCCCGCCAAAGGGACGCTGTGCAATCAGCCCTTTTTCTGTACGTGAGAAAGGGACACCAAAATGCTCCATTTCGCGTATAGCTTTGGGGGCATCGTAGCACATTTGAGCAATGGCATCTTGGTCGCCTAAATAGTCTGCACCTTTTACAGTGTCAAAAGCATGC
It contains:
- the lysA gene encoding diaminopimelate decarboxylase, with the translated sequence MELQQNTYTIQGIPVLDICNEFGTPLYVYDTNIIDRQYKRLISAFATVPLKIKYACKALNNLSILKFMRKIGTGLDAVSIEEVELGIMAGFDPHEILFTPNSVGFDEIKKAVEYGVMVNIDNISILEQFGHEYGNTVPCCIRINPHIVAGGNANIQVGHIDSKFGISYQQIKHILRVVRSYHIKVIGLHMHSGSDILDPNVFLQGAEVLFDLAEHFPDLEFMDFGSGFKVPYKDDDIATDIEELGQIMSKAFMDFCNRYGRTLELWFEPGKFLVSEAGYFFVKVNTIKYTTTGVFVGVNSGQNHLIRPMYYNAYHKIINVSNPQGLPKIYNVVGYICETDTFGYDRKISEIREGDILCFKNAGAYGFTMSSNYNARLRPAEVIIYNGKPFLVRKRETLEDIIKNQIMIDF
- the sdhA gene encoding succinate dehydrogenase flavoprotein subunit, with product MIIEHDVVIVGAGLAGLRAAIESAEKYNVAVVSKLHPLRSHSGAAQGGICAALGNEEEDNWIWHAFDTVKGADYLGDQDAIAQMCYDAPKAIREMEHFGVPFSRTEKGLIAQRPFGGHTRNFGEAPVRRACYAADRTGHVCLHTLYENCIKRNVRFYPEVQMLDIIINEEGECAGIVAMDIRTGEVHIFHSKITMLATGGLGRIYQTTSNAHANTGDGVAIILRKGLPAEDMEFVQFHPTGLYRLGILVTEGARGEGGILLNNNGERFMAKYAPTVKDLAPRDMVSQCIYKEIQEGRGINGQPYVHLDLTHLGLAEIEKKLPEIATFAKIYLGIDPSKSPIPVAPTCHYAMGGIPTDMNCHVRSNEKDGFVKGLYAAGECACVSVHGANRLGTNSLLDLVVFGRRAALEILKELETEGTKKPHLPKNADAKVKEKINQIFSNNDGESAAIVREDLQKMMTRCASVFRTEEIMQEGVKELEQIRKRARKVKIKDKGKEFNTDLMEALELENLVTVSEAVLVSALNRKESRGAQARVDYPERDDTNWMKHTFFYTDDNGYTEIKYRPVNMALAESNEEYADKFKPRVRKY